Genomic DNA from Caldicellulosiruptor hydrothermalis 108:
CTACATTGAGTTTGTAAACAATGACACGTTTGAGATAATCTCAAAGATTGAAGGAAAGGTTTTGATAGCTCTTGCCGTCTTTGTTGGAAAGGCAAGACTTATAGACAACATTGTGGTGGAGGCGAAATGTAAAGATGCTGATTGAAGTTTTAAAGTCTAAGATTCACAGAGCAACCGTTACAGAGGCAAATCTAAACTATGTTGGTAGTATTACAATTGATGAGGACTTGATGAAAGCAGCCGGAATATTTGAAAATGAAAAGGTGCAGGTTGTGAATATAAACAACGGCGAAAGGTTCGAAACTTATGTGATAAAAGGTGAAAAAGGCAGTGGAACAATTTGCCTAAACGGTGCAGCAGCTCGCCTTGTGCAGGTGGGCGATAAGATAATCATAATGGCATACTGTCTTCTTACCATGGAAGAGTATTATAATCACAAGCCAAAGATTGTGTTTGTGGATGATGAAAACAGGATTGTAAGGCTTTCGGATAAAGAAGAGCAATCTGAATGTATTTGTTAATTAATTTTGAGTTGCAAAGGTGGGGAGAAACAAATTTTCAATCCCCGCCTTTAATTTTTAATAAAATTTTTGTCTTTTGCATAAACTATATCTATTGAAGTGCTAAGATTTAAATTGTAAAGATGAAAAGAAAAAATCCACTCAAGGTTATACTCTCAATTTTTGTTATTCTAATACCTTTAATATCCATCTCAGGTATATCAAACCGCAACAAGAATCCATATCTTATATATGTCTCAATTGATGACAGTAGGTTATATGTCTTTAAAGAAGGAATTTTATACAAGTCATATCCAATTTCACCTGGGAAACCTTCAACTCCTACTCCAGTTGGCACATTTAAGATAATATCAAAAGACTACTGGGGTGAAGGATTTGGAGGAAGGTGGATGGGGCTAAATGTCCGCTATGGCAAATATGGAATTCATGGAACAATATATGAGAGTTATATAGGAGCTCATGTGAGCAAAGGCTGTGTCAGAATGCTGAACAAGGATGTGAAGGAGCTCTTTTCATATATTCCTATTGGAACTACAGTAATAATTTCCCAAGGTGAATATGGAGAGTTTAGAAACGGTTTTAGAACAATTTACCCGGGTGATACTGGTGAGGATGTTATGGCAGTTCAAAGAAGGCTCAAAGAACTCGGATTTTATTCAGGGAGCATTGATGGCAAGTATGGAGCAGCACTTGAATATGCAGTAAATTTATACCAGAAGAAAAATAAGCTTCCTGTGACCAACAAAATTACACCTTATTTGCTAAGGAAAATGGGTTTTTATTTATTTGAATAAAAGCGGCTTAAAAATAAAAAAATAATCTGTGTAGCTTTTAAAACACCAAGATGTAAAACTTCAAAAAAAGGAGGTTTGAAGAAAGTGGCTAACATTACCTCAAAAGAGCTCATGTTTTTAGAAGACAATATCAAGATGATGCAAAATTCTATCAACTTTATTGCAGGCGTATCTGACCAGATTACAGACGTATCACTTAAAAATCTGTGCCAGCAGTGTGTAAACCACTACAAAAGTGACATAAACATCCTGTCAAGATTTATTGAAAATCCAAACATTCAATAACCTAAAAAGGAGTGATAGCCATGAAGACACTTTCAGACAGAGATATTGCTTTTTCGCTTTTGAACTCTTTAAAGCTTCAGGCAACAGCTTTGACAAACTTAGTTTTAGAGAGCACAAACAATGCTCTCAGAAGAGAAGCTATGTCAGTTTTAAACAGGGTATTTGACCATCAAAAACAGATTTTTGATTTCCTCTCGCAAAAGGGCTGGTACCCTGTTGAGATGGCAAAGCAAGAGGATATTACAAAGGCACAGAGGGATGTTCAAACAATTCAGAACAATATCCAAATGGTTTCGATGTAAAAACCTTTATTTAAAGGGCAGACCTACAGTTTTAAAAGGCTGCCCTTTTTTTGATTATTAAAAACTTTTTTTCATGACAATCCATTTGCCTTGAGGGTCTCGCGACATTCCAATTTGATAAAATCCAAATTTTTTGTATAGCTTTATCGCAGGCAGATTGTCTGGTCGCACCTCTAATTTTACTTCTTTTACTCCTTTTGATTTTAAAAATTCAAGTCCTGCCTCAACAAGTTTTGTTCCAATACTTTTTCCTCTGTAGCTTTTTAGCGTTCCAATAGAAAGAATTTGTGCAGAGATTTCACTTGCATATCTTGTTTGAAATCTGAAAAAGTCAAGCTTGTTAGAAAGTATTTTCCATATAGGTCTTATGCCAAAACCGTACAGGCCCAAAAGCCATTTGATGGTCCACTTTAAAAACGAAAAGGTCAAGATTGCGGCAATCCATACCTTTTTGATGTCTCTGACAACACATATATACCCTGCAATCTTTTTATTTTCTTCATCTTCATAGATCAAGAAACCATGAGGTTCTGCAATGAGCACCACTTTGAACATGTCTTCTATGGCAGAGTTTTTGATTTTGTTCTCAAAGTAGAATTCAATGCTGTCAGAAAAAGCTTCTCTGAAAATTTGTGCGATTTGAGGTAGGTCAGAAAACTTTGCACATCTTATCATACGACTCACCTTGCTGAAAAATAATAAATCTTTTAAAAATGCTTTGCTGACGTTATTATTTAAATTATACCCATTTTTGAAGAAGAAAGAAAGCAAAATTAAGAGTTTTGTAGGGGATGCTTTCCAAAATATTACAGCAAAAAATTTTTTAAAAAGGATATTGACAAAAAATCTTTTATAAGTATAATAAATAATGTCGACGGCGGGAAACAGAAGACGCCGAAGACAAAAAAGAATGAGAGGTTCCTCGGTAGCTCAGCGGTGGAGCATCCGGCTGTTAACCGGAGGGTCGTAGGTTCGAATCCTACCCGGGGAGCCAATTTTATTAAGGGCCTTTAGCTCAGCTGGTAGAGCGGCCGGCTCATAACCGGTTGGTCTGGGGTTCGAATCCCTAAGGGCCCACCAATTTCAAAAATAAAAGCAAGTCTTCAAAAAGACTTGCTTTTTTGTTTTATTCTTGGTCTTTTTCAGGCTCTTCATGATTTCGCGCTAAGTTTTCAAAAAGCAGTCTGTATACCGTCTCAGCATTTTTACTCCAATTTTTACAAATCCTTTTTGCAATCTCAACGTGCGGCACATTTACTTTTATTTCAAACAAGATACTATTTCCTTCACGAAGAGAGCATATAACTATGTACTCGGTAGGGCTGAGTATTTTGTAATCAGAATATATCTCTGTGTTAAGTTTAATCTTTCTATAATTCTTCTTTATGTATTCTTCTACTTCCTCAACTGTAGTTTTTGGAAGCAAATCCAAAAGAATGTTTAAAACATCTCTGCCGGTTTGTGATATCTCAATATATGTTCTAATCTCGTCATCATATTTGTGGATTAGCTTTTGAGCCTCGAGTTCTTTGAGATACTGCTGGTATTCAAAAAAGTTCATGTACTTTGTTGAGAGGACAAACTCGTCAAGCTGCTGGATAGGAATGGGGATGTTTATCTTACTCAAAAAAAGTAAAAGTATAAGCTTGTTTTGGGCAAGGGTATGTATTTCGTTGAATTCATCAGACATCTTTTTCCACTCCTTTTTTACTTTTAAAGCCGCCATATCGTGTTTGTAAATATGGCGGCTTGTATATTTTGTCCTTTTTAAAAACTGGCATCTTACCTTAAGTTAAATTCTCCCAGTGTTTTCATTCTCTCAATTTCTTTGATTATGATATCATACAAGTTCAAATCTAAAGTATTGCAGATTGAAGCTAAATAAAATAATGTGCTTCCAATCTCTTTTTCAATCAAATCTCTGCAATTTTCACAAAGCTGTCCTTCAACATGTGTTTTGAGGTACTTTTTTGCTTCTTTCAAGCTCACATCTATAGGAATTTCCTGTTTTTTAGCATTTATTCTTATGCATCCACAGTTTGTGACCGATTTTATTATGCTTCTATTGACCCGAGCTGCTGACTCAGAAAACTTTGTGAGGCTGTCAAGTATACTTTTGTTTCGTATCAAAAGTTCATCAACGACATATTGGAAATCGTCTATAAAGATATCCTTCAACATCTTTCACTCCTAAAAAACAACTTTAGTTTAATTATAAATTTCTTCAAAATCAAATGTCAATAGAATTTTACAGATGGCTTTTCATAACAAAAACAAAGTAGTAAAATATTAAAAACGGCATTTTTGCGAAGGAGGAAATACCATTTAATGAAGATTAGCTTTTCAACAGTAGGATGTCCCAACTTTACCTGGGATGAAATATTAGCTGCTGCCAAAGATTTTGGATATGACGGTATTGAACTGAGAGGACTTGGAGATGAACTTGAATTATATAGAGCAGAACCTTTTACTCCTGAAAACTTGCCATCGACAAAAAAGAGATTAAAAGAACTGAATTTAGAGATTTCATGTTTGGCAACCTCATGTTATATATTCGATAAATCTTACCAGGAAAATACCTTAAAGTCTGCAAAAGCGCACATAGAACTTGCAAAGGAGCTTTCTTGCAAATACATAAGGGTTTTGGGAGATAGATGGATAACACCTGGGGAGGATGTTGATGAAGGATTTGTAAAAGAGATGCTTTGCAAGCTGTGCGACATGGCAAAGGAGTATGATGTTGACATTTTAATTGAGACAAATGGCGTTTGGGCAGAGTCAAAAAGACTTGCTGATTTGCTTGAAAAGGTGCCATATCAAAATGTTGGTGTTGTGTGGGACATTCACCATCCTTATAGGTTTTTTAATGAAGATGTTGAGAAAACCGTTAGCAACTTGAAAGATTTTATAAAGCATGTTCACGTGAAAGACTCAAAAGTTGAAAATGGCAAGCTTGTGTTTAAGATGATAGGCGAGGGTGATGTGCCTATTGAAAAGGCAATAAGTCTTCTTTTGCGACAAGGCTATAGCAATTATCTTTCTTTTGAATGGGTAAAAAGATGGTTTTCTGACCTTGAAGAGCCAGGAATTGTGTTTTTGGAGTTTATCAATAGAATCAAAAAGATGATAAAA
This window encodes:
- the panD gene encoding aspartate 1-decarboxylase, producing the protein MLIEVLKSKIHRATVTEANLNYVGSITIDEDLMKAAGIFENEKVQVVNINNGERFETYVIKGEKGSGTICLNGAAARLVQVGDKIIIMAYCLLTMEEYYNHKPKIVFVDDENRIVRLSDKEEQSECIC
- a CDS encoding L,D-transpeptidase family protein; translation: MKRKNPLKVILSIFVILIPLISISGISNRNKNPYLIYVSIDDSRLYVFKEGILYKSYPISPGKPSTPTPVGTFKIISKDYWGEGFGGRWMGLNVRYGKYGIHGTIYESYIGAHVSKGCVRMLNKDVKELFSYIPIGTTVIISQGEYGEFRNGFRTIYPGDTGEDVMAVQRRLKELGFYSGSIDGKYGAALEYAVNLYQKKNKLPVTNKITPYLLRKMGFYLFE
- a CDS encoding spore coat protein; its protein translation is MKTLSDRDIAFSLLNSLKLQATALTNLVLESTNNALRREAMSVLNRVFDHQKQIFDFLSQKGWYPVEMAKQEDITKAQRDVQTIQNNIQMVSM
- a CDS encoding GNAT family N-acetyltransferase, producing the protein MIRCAKFSDLPQIAQIFREAFSDSIEFYFENKIKNSAIEDMFKVVLIAEPHGFLIYEDEENKKIAGYICVVRDIKKVWIAAILTFSFLKWTIKWLLGLYGFGIRPIWKILSNKLDFFRFQTRYASEISAQILSIGTLKSYRGKSIGTKLVEAGLEFLKSKGVKEVKLEVRPDNLPAIKLYKKFGFYQIGMSRDPQGKWIVMKKSF
- a CDS encoding DUF4364 family protein — its product is MSDEFNEIHTLAQNKLILLLFLSKINIPIPIQQLDEFVLSTKYMNFFEYQQYLKELEAQKLIHKYDDEIRTYIEISQTGRDVLNILLDLLPKTTVEEVEEYIKKNYRKIKLNTEIYSDYKILSPTEYIVICSLREGNSILFEIKVNVPHVEIAKRICKNWSKNAETVYRLLFENLARNHEEPEKDQE
- a CDS encoding nucleoside triphosphate pyrophosphohydrolase family protein, whose protein sequence is MLKDIFIDDFQYVVDELLIRNKSILDSLTKFSESAARVNRSIIKSVTNCGCIRINAKKQEIPIDVSLKEAKKYLKTHVEGQLCENCRDLIEKEIGSTLFYLASICNTLDLNLYDIIIKEIERMKTLGEFNLR
- a CDS encoding sugar phosphate isomerase/epimerase family protein: MKISFSTVGCPNFTWDEILAAAKDFGYDGIELRGLGDELELYRAEPFTPENLPSTKKRLKELNLEISCLATSCYIFDKSYQENTLKSAKAHIELAKELSCKYIRVLGDRWITPGEDVDEGFVKEMLCKLCDMAKEYDVDILIETNGVWAESKRLADLLEKVPYQNVGVVWDIHHPYRFFNEDVEKTVSNLKDFIKHVHVKDSKVENGKLVFKMIGEGDVPIEKAISLLLRQGYSNYLSFEWVKRWFSDLEEPGIVFLEFINRIKKMIK